A single region of the Lineus longissimus chromosome 14, tnLinLong1.2, whole genome shotgun sequence genome encodes:
- the LOC135498833 gene encoding uncharacterized protein LOC135498833 isoform X1 has translation MVLLGVGFQRQSTIKGHSQISYRDSSNFRIWSFSANAMAAKDKIAIVICSDDLTGSWISQEDEALRNALAERNLDFTQVAWDDQDACWEDYSAILIRYTFDYVKKAEEFRTWVEERKSIGKPRMWNSPDVILWNAHKRYLEYFRENGVNVPEIVYCEKGSAAPELIEVLSRRGWDKAVVKPAVSCGSYRLFAIETTDARAKQAEFEKYLQEGDMMIQRYVPEIKSNGEYSLMYFDKMFSHAVIKFPADGDFRTSPCLGVIGIEPIDPPKHVLKMADRVVSLVKEDSLLYARVDVIELENGEVTLIELEVIEPVLHLARKEGAADTFVAALVRNMEASSLN, from the exons ATGGTTTTGCTAGGTGTGGGATTTCAAAGACAATCGACGATCAAAGGTCATTCCCAGATATCGTATAGGGATTCTTCAAACTTCAGGATTTGGTCATTCAGT GCAAACGCCATGGCAGCGAAAGATAAAATAGCTATTGTGATCTGCAGTGACGATCTCACTGGCAGTTGGATTTCTCAGGAAGACGAAGCTCTGCGAAACGCACTGGCGGAAAGAAATCTCGATTTCACGCAGGTCGCGTGGGATGATCAAGACGCATGCTGGGAGGACTATTCCGCAATTCTCATCCGGTACACCTTCGACTACGTGAAGAAAGCCGAGGAATTCCGAACATGGGTTGAGGAACGGAAGTCTATTGGAAAGCCCCGGATGTGGAACTCTCCTGATGTCATTCTTTGGAATGCGCACAAACGATATTTGGAGTACTTCAGAGAAAATGGCGTCAATGTCCCCGAGATAGTCTACTGCGAAAAAGGATCTGCGGCGCCGGAATTGATTGAAGTTTTGAGTAGGCGCGGTTGGGACAAGGCAGTCGTGAAACCTGCCGTCTCCTGTGGTAGCTACAGGCTCTTTGCAATCGAAACAACAGATGCCCGCGCAAAGCAGGCGGAATTTGAGAAATATCTCCAAGAAGGTGATATGATGATTCAACGGTATGTCCCAGAGATCAAGAGCAATGGCGAATACTCCCTGATGTACTTCGATAAGATGTTCAGCCACGCAGTGATCAAGTTCCCAGCAGATGGCGACTTTCGCACAAGTCCGTGTCTCGGCGTGATTGGGATTGAACCAATCGATCCGCCTAAACACGTTCTCAAAATGGCGGACAGGGTCGTTTCATTAGTTAAGGAAGACTCGTTGCTCTACGCGAGAGTTGACGTAATTGAATTGGAAAATGGGGAAGTGACCTTGATAGAATTGGAGGTCATCGAACCTGTTCTTCATTTAGCGAGAAAGGAGGGTGCAGCAGACACTTTTGTAGCCGCGCTTGTACGAAATATGGAAGCGTCATCCCTGAATTGA
- the LOC135498916 gene encoding mitochondrial dynamics protein MID51-like — translation MLTDTNMASRPLEFHPIKTCETCGKNDLMTQEALRQHVTDKEDNYHQGPDSYPIVCACGRRFMTAEEITTHGGECPLKMDMHLQGHSASEPARNNVGHEYLRRSLNDYFEQHVKLDQNEMRHAKQVAKEISEHLLDYLKTRFEFKKMNLGEIEPVGSSFDGLKVAPADEFDMIIPIKLYAFDWELIDGRKAVVDGRRLKNAQGFWLIKKKTTTRETTMDPYLVHREDGDYIAPGNVIRDLQRKIHKIIRKFKHPEGVEKVKAGVKGPSLYVQVEYTSTLRSAMTKFDLDFVLEVRVGDAPDIPKLVAKRHPSITQQGFLGDNPMALLWQESSAIKESLRIREIREEGPFDCRKKCWKLVKALAMKNKHLGSLCTYFYKTLFLHLLDAIPNDADWYEARLADRFLDVFKKMEKVLHRKWMPLYFTRDVNMLLPRYDEMQVENVYYYVRKMNAEGSHLQLFYGGPSSTEKKKEKVFTVYSRQRKQKAQDGGAAARPKTTNPKSRKRKSAPAKKGSAKPASTKQAKSKPKATVVNLDSVDLSGFGEPVYEYTDDFEDYGVAYDEYDDYADEFF, via the exons ATGTTG ACAGATACAAACATGGCGTCGCGTCCGTTAGAATTCCACCCAATAAAAACGTGCGAGACATGTGGGAAGAATGATCTGATGACACAAGAGGCCCTGCGGCAGCACGTGACCGACAAGGAGGACAATTACCATCAAGGTCCTGACTCCTATCCCATCGTCTGCGCCTGCGGAAGGAGATTTATGACGGCAGAGGAAATTACCACGCATGGTGGAGAGTGTCCTCTCAAAATG GATATGCACTTACAAGGACATTCCGCCAGTGAGCCGGCAAGAAACAATGTTGGACACGAGTATTTGAGAAGG AGTTTGAATGACTACTTCGAACAACATGTCAAACTCGACCAAAACGAAATGAGACATGCGAAGCAGGTTGCCAAGGAGATTAGTGAACACCTCCTGGACTACCTGAAGACCAGGTTTGAATTTAAGAAGATGAATCTGGGGGAAATCGAACCCGTGG GTAGTTCATTCGACGGCCTAAAAGTGGCACCAGCAGATGAATTTGACATGATCATCCCCATCAAGCTGTATGCTTTTGACTGGGAACTCATTGACGGGAGGAAAGCTGTGGTCGACGGGAGAAGGCTCAAAAATGCCCAAGGCTTCTGGCTcatcaagaaaaaaacaacaacgcgAGAAACAACAATGGATCCGTATTTGGTCCACAGAGAAGATGGCGACTACATTGCCCCTGGCAACGTCATCCGGGACCTTCAGAGAAAAATCCACAAAATCATACGCAAGTTCAAACATCCCGAAGGCGTTGAGAAAGTTAAGGCAGGCGTGAAAGGTCCGTCTTTGTACGTGCAAGTCGAATACACCAGCACGCTCCGTAGCGCAATGACGAAATTTGACCTTGACTTTGTGCTAGAGGTCAGGGTCGGCGACGCACCTGACATCCCCAAACTGGTTGCTAAGCGACACCCGTCCATCACACAGCAAGGTTTCCTTGGAGATAACCCAATGGCGTTGCTGTGGCAGGAGTCAAGCGCGATTAAGGAATCGTTGAGGATTCGGGAGATTCGGGAAGAAGGTCCATTTGACTGTCGCAAGAAGTGCTGGAAGCTTGTCAAGGCCTTAGCGATGAAAAACAAGCACCTTGGCAGCTTGTGCACATATTTCTACAAGACACTGTTCCTCCATCTCCTTGATGCGATACCCAACGACGCTGACTGGTATGAGGCGAGATTGGCCGATAGGTTTCTGGACGTGTTCAAAAAGATGGAGAAAGTCCTACACCGGAAGTGGATGCCTTTGTACTTCACACGTGATGTCAACATGCTGTTGCCTAGATACGATGAGATGCAGGTGGAGAATGTCTACTATTACGTCCGCAAAATGAACGCGGAGGGTTCCCACTTGCAGCTGTTTTACGGAGGGCCGTCTTCAACCGAGAAAAAGAAGGAGAAAGTTTTCACGGTTTATTCCAGGCAGCGAAAGCAAAAGGCGCAAGATGGCGGTGCTGCAGCACGTCCCAAGACAACCAATCCGAAGTCGCGTAAACGTAAATCAGCCCCAGCAAAGAAGGGGTCAGCGAAGCCTGCCTCAACAAAGCAGGCCAAGAGCAAACCAAAGGCAACGGTCGTGAACCTTGATAGTGTGGACCTTTCCGGCTTTGGAGAGCCCGTCTACGAATATACGGATGACTTTGAAGACTACGGCGTTGcctatgatgaatatgatgactATGCTGACGAATTTTTCTAA
- the LOC135498833 gene encoding uncharacterized protein LOC135498833 isoform X2 — MAAKDKIAIVICSDDLTGSWISQEDEALRNALAERNLDFTQVAWDDQDACWEDYSAILIRYTFDYVKKAEEFRTWVEERKSIGKPRMWNSPDVILWNAHKRYLEYFRENGVNVPEIVYCEKGSAAPELIEVLSRRGWDKAVVKPAVSCGSYRLFAIETTDARAKQAEFEKYLQEGDMMIQRYVPEIKSNGEYSLMYFDKMFSHAVIKFPADGDFRTSPCLGVIGIEPIDPPKHVLKMADRVVSLVKEDSLLYARVDVIELENGEVTLIELEVIEPVLHLARKEGAADTFVAALVRNMEASSLN, encoded by the coding sequence ATGGCAGCGAAAGATAAAATAGCTATTGTGATCTGCAGTGACGATCTCACTGGCAGTTGGATTTCTCAGGAAGACGAAGCTCTGCGAAACGCACTGGCGGAAAGAAATCTCGATTTCACGCAGGTCGCGTGGGATGATCAAGACGCATGCTGGGAGGACTATTCCGCAATTCTCATCCGGTACACCTTCGACTACGTGAAGAAAGCCGAGGAATTCCGAACATGGGTTGAGGAACGGAAGTCTATTGGAAAGCCCCGGATGTGGAACTCTCCTGATGTCATTCTTTGGAATGCGCACAAACGATATTTGGAGTACTTCAGAGAAAATGGCGTCAATGTCCCCGAGATAGTCTACTGCGAAAAAGGATCTGCGGCGCCGGAATTGATTGAAGTTTTGAGTAGGCGCGGTTGGGACAAGGCAGTCGTGAAACCTGCCGTCTCCTGTGGTAGCTACAGGCTCTTTGCAATCGAAACAACAGATGCCCGCGCAAAGCAGGCGGAATTTGAGAAATATCTCCAAGAAGGTGATATGATGATTCAACGGTATGTCCCAGAGATCAAGAGCAATGGCGAATACTCCCTGATGTACTTCGATAAGATGTTCAGCCACGCAGTGATCAAGTTCCCAGCAGATGGCGACTTTCGCACAAGTCCGTGTCTCGGCGTGATTGGGATTGAACCAATCGATCCGCCTAAACACGTTCTCAAAATGGCGGACAGGGTCGTTTCATTAGTTAAGGAAGACTCGTTGCTCTACGCGAGAGTTGACGTAATTGAATTGGAAAATGGGGAAGTGACCTTGATAGAATTGGAGGTCATCGAACCTGTTCTTCATTTAGCGAGAAAGGAGGGTGCAGCAGACACTTTTGTAGCCGCGCTTGTACGAAATATGGAAGCGTCATCCCTGAATTGA
- the LOC135498915 gene encoding cyclic GMP-AMP synthase-like receptor yields MISRKTAKQKRSRGKGSVGAPYSTEPIKRGHGHSSFGSPRSGEPIIRCHVCGQSSFKTPHSLQQHLKSKSDRFHKENRPYPKKCRRCGERFLTRDGMMLHGVTCLQTPFQKDITVDSARPEAADSKTIGRGHLQESLERYFRNHVEIDSSEMEEAKSVAWEIAKHFREDLKKRSQLDFMDIIPVGSSFDGLKVAPPNEFDMIIPIKMDIRNWEVVDGRNAVLGGVSMDAPGFYLVRKVTSRTFPKRVLDSRKRKELEREKNHLDWLDQHFVKKEDNRDYFKPGYLLRDLQKIVHRSIRSLKKVSPEKAKIKKVSGGVNGPAMKLTVVFIPTTGKNLKEFTLDFVLEVRVGGTKLVAKRHPSITQDDFLHDDPMTLLWQESWAEPESIKIREISDEEHGTCRKKCWRLFKGLCLRNRHLSSLCSYFYKTLFLNFLEERQDLEDWAADKLVDRFLDAFSYMEEVLERKWLPVFFLRNHGDVNMLLPRYKEMMVENIYYFVRKMNADSSHMQLLHLSQSNISKSEQPKSKVKIPRKARSRSFVQNPARASGSLGYLGRKGPARRYFEESDSDEDSDLDLDRHFKFRRLQLHENRPSSSSSSF; encoded by the exons ATGATTTCACGGAAGACGGCAAAGCAGAAACGTTCACGCGGCAAGGGCAGTGTCGGGGCTCCCTATTCAACTGAACCAATCAAAAGAGGCCACGGCCATAGCAGTTTCGGGTCTCCCCGTTCAGGGGAACCAATCATAAGATGCCACGTGTGTGGTCAGAGCAGTTTCAAGACTCCCCATTCGCTTCAGCAACATTTGAAAAGCAAGTCTGACAGATTCCACAAGGAGAATCGACCCTATCCAAAGAAATGTCGAAGATGCGGTGAACGCTTTTTGACCAGAGACGGAATGATGTTACATGGCGTCACATGTCTACAAACTCCG TTTCAGAAGGATATCACAGTTGATTCCGCCAGGCCTGAGGCCGCTGACAGTAAAACTATTGGACGAGGACACCTTCAAGAG agCCTGGAACGATACTTTAGGAACCACGTTGAGATCGACTCTTCAGAAATGGAGGAGGCAAAGTCCGTTGCCTGGGAAATTGCCAAACATTTTCGGGAAGACCTTAAGAAACGATCGCAGTTGGATTTCATGGACATCATTCCCGTTGGTAG TTCGTTCGATGGTCTAAAGGTGGCGCCCCCTAACGAATTCGACATGATTATTCCCATCAAAATGGACATACGTAACTGGGAGGTTGTAGACGGAAGGAATGCAGTGCTTGGCGGGGTTTCCATGGACGCACCTGGGTTCTATCTGGTACGGAAGGTCACGAGTAGGACATTCCCGAAACGTGTGCTCGATTCACGCAAGCGCAAGGAACTCGAACGTGAAAAGAACCACCTCGATTGGCTAGATCAACATTTTGTCAAAAAAGAAGACAACCGGGACTACTTTAAGCCTGGGTATCTGCTCCGTGATCTGCAGAAAATTGTCCATAGGTCCATTCGTAGTCTGAAAAAGGTTAGTCCAGAGAAGGCTAAGATCAAGAAGGTAAGTGGGGGTGTAAACGGGCCTGCCATGAAGCTGACGGTCGTGTTCATACCGACCACGGGAAAGAACCTGAAAGAATTCACCTTGGATTTCGTCCTTGAAGTCAGAGTGGGCGGTACTAAATTGGTTGCTAAGCGACACCCTTCAATCACGCAAGATGATTTCCTTCACGACGATCCCATGACGTTGCTTTGGCAGGAATCGTGGGCGGAACCGGAATCGATTAAGATTCGCGAGATCTCGGACGAGGAGCATGGGACGTGTCGTAAAAAGTGCTGGCGCCTGTTCAAAGGGCTTTGCTTGAGAAATAGACACCTCAGTAGTCTCTGTAGTTATTTCTATAAGACACTCTTCCTTAACTTTTTGGAAGAGAGGCAAGATTTGGAGGACTGGGCCGCCGATAAGTTAGTCGATCGATTCTTAGATGCATTTTCGTACATGGAGGAAGTACTAGAGCGAAAATGGTTGCCTGTGTTTTTCTTGCGTAACCATGGTGACGTCAACATGCTGTTGCCAAGGTACAAAGAAATGATGGTGGAAAACATCTACTATTTCGTCCGGAAAATGAATGCGGATAGCTCGCACATGCAGCTGCTTCACCTCAGCCAATCAAACATCAGTAAATCAGAACAGCCAAAGTCAAAGGTTAAGATCCCACGGAAGgccaggtcaaggtcatttgtgCAAAATCCTGCGCGGGCATCTGGTTCTCTAGGTTATTTAGGAAGGAAGGGTCCTGCCAGACGATACTTTGAGGAATCTGATTCTGACGAGgattctgaccttgaccttgaccgaCATTTTAAGTTCAGGAGGTTGCAGCTACACGAGAATCGGCcctcttcttcttcgtcttctttttgA
- the LOC135498834 gene encoding uncharacterized protein LOC135498834, producing the protein MGLGEGQSMRIDKGFLIPKGILKLLQVICGATCLGLVIVGGGFNKKYHQDFKTDEYRQAHTYALATPIIWFVTSLVLFVLFLLSCGDRCGGKSCWILIDLVCDAVAALMYFAAFLILAIYCGWPKLDHNPNFTQEELAAASAVALAACILYLVELVINIRARK; encoded by the exons ATGGGATTAGGAGAAGGACAGTCAATGAGAATAGATAAGGGTTTTTTGATTCCAAAGGGGATTTTGAAATTACTTCAAGTG ATATGTGGCGCCACCTGTCTCGGCTTGGTTATTGTCGGTGGTGGATTCAACAAGAAATACCACCAGGATTTTAAAACCGATGAATACCGACAAGCACACACCTATGCGCTAGCGACCCCTATCATCTGGTTTGTGACGTCACTGGTgctctttgttttgtttctgcTCAGCTGCGGCGACAGATGTGGCGGGAAATCATGTTGGATTCTTATA GATCTTGTGTGTGACGCCGTGGCTGCGCTGATGTATTTTGCCGCCTTTCTCATACTCGCCATATATTGCGGTTGGCCGAAACTTGACCACAACCCaaattttacacaggaagaactTGCCGCAGCTTCT GCCGTTGCACTCGCAGCCTGTATACTCTATTTGGTAGAATTGGTCATCAACATCCGCGCAAGAAAATAG